From one Saprospiraceae bacterium genomic stretch:
- a CDS encoding transposase yields the protein MIGSFRTAILRWFDFDISLSTGPLEGFNNKIKVLKRKAYGYRDIDYFGLKIFDLHNYRLKYALMR from the coding sequence ATGATAGGCTCGTTTAGAACAGCAATCTTAAGATGGTTTGATTTTGATATTAGTTTATCAACTGGACCGCTAGAAGGATTTAATAACAAAATCAAAGTACTAAAAAGAAAAGCTTATGGTTATCGAGATATTGATTACTTCGGATTGAAAATATTTGATTTGCATAATTATCGGTTGAAGTATGCATTAATGCGATGA
- a CDS encoding N-6 DNA methylase, with product MDALSNKQSALDIITELITRFDEQLPSYKKADYNETQTRKDFIDPFFEALGWDMNNKSGHAEAYREVIHEDKLKVNGVSRAPDYSFRLVGGKRLFFLEAKKPSVLIKDEIPPAYQVRRYGWSAGMPISLMTDFEEFAIYDTTLMPKIMDKASKGRIRYLTYKDYIDEWDFIWDTFSRERIVKGGLDKFLAESKNKKGTGRVDHEFLTSLDAWRKYLATSISLNNKTLDEDEINYAVQQTLDRIIFLRIAEDRGVEPYANMQLALKQGDYNKNLLHLFKEADARYNSGLFDFKKDKISSTLTVDNKVIKTILNQLYYPESPYEFSVLPVEILGSAYEQFLGKQIRIDSAHRARIEEKPEVRKAGGVYYTPQYIVDYIVEHTLGQVITERASTPEAISALRIVDPACGSGSFLIGAYQYLLDWHLDYYTHHARKTGKNAPLTPDGHLTTAEKKRILLNNIYGVDIDVNAVEVTKLSLLLKCLEGETHASIAHQMSMFKERVLPTLEDNIKSGNSLIDLDFYASQLDFGEEKKIKPFSWERGFPEVFKEQGGFDVVIGNPPYLRMQGLQETQSFAIDYYKQYYQSAESGNFDIYVLFDERGLKILNKKGILGFIQPHKFWFIAITSTFLKTRKSIS from the coding sequence ATGGACGCCCTCTCAAACAAACAATCTGCCCTCGATATCATCACGGAACTCATCACCCGATTTGATGAGCAACTCCCATCCTATAAAAAAGCTGATTATAACGAAACGCAGACCCGCAAAGACTTTATAGATCCTTTTTTTGAGGCACTGGGTTGGGATATGAATAATAAGTCAGGACATGCTGAGGCGTATCGGGAGGTCATCCATGAGGACAAATTGAAAGTAAACGGAGTGAGTCGGGCCCCGGATTATTCTTTTAGATTAGTGGGAGGCAAACGATTGTTTTTCCTTGAAGCCAAAAAACCTTCAGTACTGATCAAAGATGAGATCCCTCCGGCCTACCAGGTGAGGCGCTATGGATGGAGTGCGGGGATGCCTATCTCCCTGATGACTGACTTTGAAGAGTTTGCGATCTACGATACGACCCTCATGCCAAAGATCATGGACAAAGCCTCCAAAGGGCGTATCCGATACCTAACCTACAAAGACTATATCGACGAGTGGGACTTTATCTGGGATACCTTCAGCAGGGAGCGGATCGTCAAGGGGGGCCTGGACAAGTTTCTGGCTGAGTCCAAAAACAAAAAAGGAACCGGTAGGGTCGATCACGAATTCCTCACTTCACTCGATGCATGGCGCAAATACCTGGCGACCTCAATCAGCCTCAACAATAAAACACTCGACGAGGACGAGATCAATTATGCTGTACAACAGACGCTGGATCGCATCATCTTCCTGCGCATCGCCGAAGACCGGGGGGTAGAACCTTATGCTAATATGCAACTGGCCCTCAAACAAGGCGATTATAATAAAAACCTGCTCCATCTGTTTAAGGAGGCTGATGCCCGATATAATAGCGGACTGTTTGATTTTAAAAAGGATAAAATCTCCTCAACACTCACTGTCGACAATAAAGTCATCAAGACTATCCTCAATCAGCTCTACTATCCTGAGAGCCCCTACGAGTTTTCAGTATTGCCGGTGGAGATTCTCGGCAGTGCTTATGAACAGTTTTTAGGCAAACAGATCCGGATAGATAGTGCTCATCGCGCGCGCATAGAGGAGAAACCTGAAGTGCGCAAAGCAGGCGGCGTGTACTATACTCCTCAGTATATCGTAGACTATATCGTAGAGCATACGCTCGGACAGGTTATCACGGAGCGTGCCTCTACCCCGGAAGCCATCAGTGCACTTCGTATCGTAGATCCCGCCTGCGGCAGTGGTAGCTTCCTCATAGGCGCCTACCAATACCTGCTCGACTGGCACCTGGATTATTATACCCACCATGCCAGGAAAACCGGCAAAAACGCGCCCCTCACACCCGATGGTCATCTCACCACTGCCGAGAAAAAACGCATCCTGCTCAATAATATATATGGGGTCGATATCGATGTCAATGCCGTCGAGGTCACCAAGCTCAGCCTCCTGCTCAAATGTCTCGAAGGGGAGACCCATGCCTCCATCGCTCACCAGATGTCTATGTTTAAGGAGCGGGTGCTACCGACCCTGGAGGATAATATCAAGTCGGGCAATAGCCTCATCGACCTGGACTTTTATGCCAGTCAGTTGGATTTTGGAGAAGAGAAAAAAATCAAACCCTTTAGTTGGGAGCGGGGGTTTCCGGAAGTGTTTAAAGAGCAGGGTGGGTTTGATGTGGTGATTGGCAATCCGCCTTATTTGAGAATGCAGGGACTTCAAGAGACACAATCATTTGCCATAGATTATTATAAACAATATTATCAATCAGCTGAGTCAGGTAATTTTGACATATATGTGCTATTTGATGAAAGAGGCTTGAAAATTTTGAATAAAAAAGGAATTCTAGGATTTATCCAACCTCATAAATTCTGGTTCATCGCAATAACAAGTACTTTTTTAAAAACCAGAAAATCAATATCTTAG
- a CDS encoding ATP-binding protein has protein sequence MINRALNDLIRHYLPDKRTLVILGPRRVGKTTLLRSVQNENKNVLFLNGDEKEIQTLFESGNVETLKKAFGSNEIVILDEAQRITNIGLSLKLITDDLPQIKLIVSGSSAFHLNNSIQEMLTGRKWDFKMYPLSYSEMVGHHGWIKEKLLLSHRMVYGYYPDVVLNDGLERKILRELLQEYLYKDILLRQDIKKSDKLYDLLRALAYQVGHEVNYTQLGKLIHLDNETIEKYIVLLEQCFIIFRLNAYSRNLRNEIKRGKKIYFFDNGVRNALISNFQQLELRNDIDALWENFIVSERIKKLEYTETYPNNYFWRTTDQAEIDYLEDMDGILSCYEFKWHPSKGKSIPASFIKAYPQSNYTIIHRENFEDFIGLKVDA, from the coding sequence AGGACCCAGGCGTGTCGGTAAAACTACTTTATTACGCAGTGTACAAAACGAAAATAAAAATGTCCTTTTCCTCAATGGCGATGAAAAGGAAATTCAAACGCTGTTCGAATCAGGTAATGTAGAGACGCTTAAAAAAGCTTTTGGGTCAAACGAAATAGTCATTCTGGATGAAGCACAGCGAATTACTAATATTGGACTCTCTTTAAAACTTATCACGGATGACTTGCCTCAGATCAAATTGATCGTGTCAGGATCTTCAGCTTTTCACCTAAATAATAGTATCCAGGAAATGTTGACAGGCCGAAAATGGGATTTTAAAATGTATCCACTTTCATATTCCGAAATGGTGGGTCATCACGGATGGATCAAGGAAAAACTATTATTATCACATAGAATGGTGTACGGCTACTACCCTGATGTCGTTCTCAATGATGGTTTAGAGCGAAAAATATTAAGAGAGTTGTTACAGGAGTATTTATACAAAGATATTCTCTTGCGGCAAGACATAAAGAAATCAGATAAATTATATGATCTGTTGAGAGCCCTTGCCTATCAGGTAGGCCATGAAGTAAACTACACACAGCTGGGTAAGTTAATCCATCTTGATAATGAAACCATCGAAAAGTATATAGTACTCTTAGAGCAATGCTTTATAATTTTTAGACTGAATGCATACTCCCGAAATCTTAGAAACGAAATAAAAAGAGGTAAAAAAATCTATTTTTTTGATAATGGCGTAAGAAACGCTTTAATTTCAAATTTTCAACAACTGGAGCTGCGCAACGATATAGACGCACTATGGGAAAATTTTATAGTAAGTGAAAGAATAAAAAAACTGGAATACACCGAAACTTATCCAAATAATTATTTTTGGCGGACTACAGATCAGGCCGAGATAGATTATCTTGAAGACATGGATGGCATCCTATCCTGTTATGAATTCAAATGGCATCCGTCAAAAGGTAAATCGATCCCGGCATCATTTATTAAAGCTTATCCCCAAAGCAACTATACCATAATACATAGAGAAAATTTTGAGGACTTCATTGGATTGAAAGTGGATGCTTGA
- a CDS encoding transposase: protein MGPERTALYVKKGKDGASLREFWKEIKKQKVKIKAVAIDMSPAYIKSVTDHIGYDKIVFDWFHIKKKINFEIDELRREMYNEEKRLGIRQVMKGSRWLLLKNSENLNAEKDEKQKLEKVLQMNKPLATRYYMKEELTTMWWLGGKAKSEAYLQTWVSGL, encoded by the coding sequence GTGGGCCCGGAAAGAACGGCCTTATATGTCAAAAAAGGCAAAGATGGAGCTAGTCTGAGGGAGTTTTGGAAGGAAATCAAGAAGCAAAAAGTCAAAATAAAGGCAGTAGCAATAGATATGAGTCCTGCCTATATCAAATCGGTCACAGATCATATAGGGTATGACAAAATAGTATTCGATTGGTTTCATATCAAAAAGAAAATAAATTTTGAAATAGATGAGTTACGGCGAGAGATGTACAATGAGGAAAAGAGGCTTGGTATCCGCCAAGTAATGAAGGGCAGTAGATGGCTATTATTAAAGAATTCAGAGAACCTAAATGCCGAAAAAGATGAGAAGCAGAAATTGGAAAAGGTGCTACAAATGAATAAGCCATTGGCCACTAGGTACTATATGAAAGAAGAATTAACAACCATGTGGTGGTTGGGTGGAAAAGCAAAATCTGAAGCATACTTGCAAACCTGGGTCTCAGGGCTATAA